The proteins below come from a single Catenulispora sp. MAP5-51 genomic window:
- the ribA gene encoding GTP cyclohydrolase II, giving the protein MTETPEAETLAGQPPAAETPEATIRTRVRVPLRFGDGYSVDAELVTFHGLVDGGEHLAVVLGEPGSVPGVPPLVRMHSECLTGDVFGSARCDCGPQLRESVERIAEAGGYLLYLRQEGRGIGLYNKLDAYALQDSGLDTYQANVALGLPEDARDYTVAAQMLTALGVDSVHLLSNNPDKEAQLAGLHVTVTERVPTGAHTTAHNLRYLRAKVEHTRHSIALDDVLSVA; this is encoded by the coding sequence ATGACCGAGACACCCGAGGCTGAGACGCTCGCGGGCCAGCCACCAGCGGCCGAGACGCCCGAGGCCACCATTCGCACCCGCGTGCGCGTGCCGTTGCGATTCGGGGACGGCTACAGCGTCGACGCCGAGCTCGTGACCTTCCACGGCCTGGTCGACGGCGGGGAGCACCTGGCCGTCGTCCTCGGCGAGCCCGGCTCCGTGCCCGGCGTCCCGCCCCTGGTCCGGATGCACTCGGAGTGCCTGACCGGCGACGTGTTCGGCTCGGCCCGCTGCGACTGCGGCCCGCAGCTGCGCGAGTCGGTGGAGCGCATCGCCGAGGCCGGCGGCTACCTGCTCTACCTGCGGCAGGAGGGGCGCGGCATCGGGCTGTACAACAAGCTCGACGCCTACGCGCTGCAGGACTCGGGCCTGGACACGTACCAGGCCAACGTCGCCCTCGGCCTGCCGGAGGACGCGCGCGACTACACGGTCGCCGCGCAGATGCTGACGGCCCTCGGCGTGGACAGCGTGCACCTGTTGTCGAACAATCCGGACAAGGAGGCGCAGCTGGCGGGTCTGCACGTGACCGTCACCGAGCGCGTGCCGACCGGGGCCCACACCACCGCCCACAACCTGCGCTACCTGCGGGCCAAGGTCGAGCACACACGGCACAGCATCGCGCTGGACGACGTGCTGTCCGTGGCCTGA
- a CDS encoding MarR family winged helix-turn-helix transcriptional regulator, producing MGDEPRWLSAQEMQAWTGFLAASALVERRIDHQLREDAGLSHTQYEILVRLSAAPEGSLRMTELAEALLNSKSGLTYQMTQLEKAGLTERRSCPTDVRGVFAVLTEAGRKKLEQAAPGHVAVVREALIDVLTPEQLAVLAEGLGEVSRRLRE from the coding sequence ATGGGTGACGAACCGCGGTGGCTTTCCGCACAGGAGATGCAGGCCTGGACGGGCTTTCTGGCCGCGAGTGCTCTGGTGGAGCGGCGGATCGACCACCAGCTGCGCGAGGACGCCGGGCTGTCGCACACCCAGTACGAGATCCTGGTGCGGCTCTCCGCCGCGCCGGAGGGGTCGCTGCGGATGACCGAGCTCGCCGAGGCGCTGCTGAACTCCAAGAGCGGGCTGACGTACCAGATGACGCAGCTGGAGAAGGCGGGGCTGACCGAGCGGCGGTCATGCCCCACCGACGTGCGCGGCGTGTTCGCGGTGCTCACCGAAGCCGGGCGCAAGAAGCTGGAGCAGGCGGCGCCCGGGCACGTGGCGGTCGTGCGCGAGGCGCTGATCGATGTGCTCACCCCCGAACAGCTCGCGGTGCTGGCCGAGGGGCTCGGCGAGGTCTCGCGGCGGCTGCGCGAATAG